From Flavobacterium arcticum, the proteins below share one genomic window:
- a CDS encoding helix-turn-helix domain-containing protein, with protein MDDKDQLQIAIGKRVKMLREEQGIAQQDLAAKCNIEKSNFSRLEAGGTNPTLYTLKRIADNLGITLCDIVNLEDKK; from the coding sequence ATGGACGATAAAGACCAACTTCAAATAGCAATTGGAAAGCGAGTTAAAATGTTAAGAGAAGAGCAAGGTATTGCTCAACAAGACCTTGCTGCTAAATGTAATATTGAAAAATCTAACTTTAGTCGTTTAGAAGCTGGTGGAACCAACCCTACTTTATACACTTTAAAAAGGATTGCTGATAATTTAGGTATCACTTTATGTGATATTGTAAACCTTGAAGATAAAAAGTAA